The following proteins are encoded in a genomic region of Hoeflea phototrophica DFL-43:
- a CDS encoding helix-turn-helix transcriptional regulator translates to MSAALIPADDGILAMRRSDRLFEIIQILRSARQPVTAEVIARQLEVSTRTIYRDISALQIMKTPIEGESGIGYIMRRGYDLPPLNFDLEEIEALRVGLALLSRTGDSALQGAARRIHEKVDALHGPADWLQVAPWGAALDDPAKGCVSKATLRDAIRDERKLELIYQDEKGCETVRTVRPLALVYHLECVMLAAWCELRGAFRHFRADRIYGCDVLEERFTGQAGALRMIWLEQNPLGTAEVEQV, encoded by the coding sequence ATGTCAGCAGCATTGATCCCTGCTGACGACGGAATTCTCGCCATGCGCCGCTCCGACAGACTGTTCGAAATCATCCAGATCCTGAGGTCCGCCAGGCAACCGGTGACGGCGGAGGTGATTGCCCGCCAGCTCGAAGTGTCCACCCGGACGATCTACCGGGACATTTCCGCATTGCAGATCATGAAGACGCCGATCGAAGGGGAATCGGGGATCGGCTACATCATGCGCCGCGGCTATGATTTGCCGCCGCTGAATTTCGACTTGGAGGAGATCGAGGCGCTGCGGGTCGGGCTGGCGCTGTTGTCGCGCACCGGCGACAGCGCGCTGCAGGGGGCTGCACGCCGGATCCACGAAAAGGTCGATGCGCTGCATGGTCCCGCCGACTGGCTTCAGGTGGCGCCCTGGGGCGCGGCACTGGATGACCCGGCAAAGGGCTGTGTGTCCAAGGCGACGCTCCGGGACGCCATCCGCGATGAACGCAAGCTGGAGCTGATCTACCAGGACGAAAAGGGGTGCGAGACGGTGAGAACGGTGCGTCCGCTGGCGCTGGTCTATCACCTTGAATGCGTGATGCTGGCAGCCTGGTGCGAATTGCGCGGAGCGTTCCGGCATTTCCGCGCTGACCGGATCTATGGCTGCGACGTGCTGGAAGAGCGGTTTACCGGACAGGCCGGGGCGTTGCGGATGATCTGGCTCGAGCAGAACCCCTTGGGAACGGCAGAGGTGGAGCAGGTGTAA
- a CDS encoding SDR family NAD(P)-dependent oxidoreductase, whose translation MADLQSILGDGKVAVVTGAASGIGLAAATRFAARGMAVVLVDNDQGKLADAREIVAAQSKNADARIAAVATDVSDREAVAALEQTVAGQFGDVHVLMNNAGIQPGSSLFGLEENWERVLNVNLMGIIHGTRLFGPKMIAHGEPAMIINTGSKQGITTPPGDPAYNVAKAGVKAFTEALQHELRNTAGCQVNAHLLIPGFVYTPLTARGRTEKPGGAWTPEQTVDFMMESLERGDFYILCPDNDVDRATDEKRIAWAAGDIIENRPPLSRWHPDCAADFDAYLKK comes from the coding sequence ATGGCTGATCTGCAATCGATACTCGGGGACGGCAAGGTGGCGGTTGTGACCGGAGCGGCTTCCGGCATCGGTCTTGCCGCCGCGACACGCTTTGCGGCGCGGGGCATGGCTGTGGTTCTTGTCGACAATGACCAGGGCAAGCTAGCGGATGCCCGGGAGATCGTGGCCGCGCAGTCGAAAAACGCGGATGCCAGGATTGCCGCTGTCGCAACCGATGTCAGCGACCGGGAGGCTGTCGCGGCTCTGGAGCAGACGGTGGCGGGGCAGTTTGGCGATGTTCATGTGCTGATGAACAATGCCGGCATCCAGCCCGGAAGCAGCCTTTTCGGTCTGGAGGAGAACTGGGAACGGGTCCTCAACGTCAATCTGATGGGTATCATTCACGGAACCCGGCTGTTCGGGCCGAAGATGATTGCCCATGGCGAACCGGCGATGATCATCAACACCGGATCCAAGCAAGGCATCACCACACCGCCCGGTGATCCCGCCTACAATGTCGCCAAAGCCGGTGTGAAGGCCTTCACCGAAGCCTTGCAGCACGAGTTGCGCAACACGGCGGGTTGCCAGGTCAACGCCCATCTGTTGATCCCGGGCTTTGTCTACACGCCGCTGACGGCAAGGGGCCGGACCGAGAAGCCGGGTGGTGCCTGGACGCCGGAGCAGACGGTCGATTTCATGATGGAAAGCCTGGAGAGAGGCGATTTCTACATTCTCTGCCCCGACAATGATGTCGATCGCGCCACCGACGAGAAGCGCATTGCCTGGGCCGCAGGCGATATCATCGAGAACCGGCCACCCCTGTCGCGCTGGCATCCCGATTGTGCAGCGGATTTTGATGCATACCTGAAAAAGTAG
- a CDS encoding YybH family protein: protein MSTSLTTAISTLAMASALAAGAAAGEPEAGQKAILNTIATMTSSFAAGDLDGVLTTYEEGAAVVSAPGQPVRGREELAVMFGQFIEAGIDFDYGTHDVVIAGDIGLHLMKWTSATPDGQQSALSVAVLRRQPDGNWRMVIDHPFGDHVMVDGN from the coding sequence ATGTCCACATCCTTGACCACTGCCATTTCCACGCTTGCCATGGCTTCCGCACTTGCCGCCGGCGCCGCGGCCGGGGAGCCCGAAGCCGGACAAAAGGCCATCCTGAATACCATAGCCACCATGACATCGTCCTTCGCCGCGGGCGATCTGGACGGCGTTCTGACAACCTATGAGGAGGGAGCCGCGGTTGTTTCTGCCCCGGGCCAGCCGGTCAGAGGGCGCGAGGAACTTGCCGTTATGTTCGGGCAATTCATCGAAGCAGGCATCGACTTCGACTATGGCACCCACGACGTCGTCATCGCCGGAGACATTGGGCTGCATCTGATGAAATGGACCAGCGCGACACCCGATGGCCAACAGTCGGCGCTGTCGGTTGCCGTGTTGCGGCGCCAGCCTGACGGCAACTGGCGCATGGTGATCGACCATCCCTTCGGCGACCACGTGATGGTGGACGGCAACTAG
- the rlmN gene encoding 23S rRNA (adenine(2503)-C(2))-methyltransferase RlmN, which yields MPATLDLTDPSARPVRPAAIAADGKPVLVGMDRDELIAAMAEAGVPERQRKMRVNQLWHWLYVRGSSDFADMHTISKDLRDKLDAHFSVARPEIVEEQISSDGTRKWLMRFPPRGAGRPVEVETVYIPEEGRGTLCISSQVGCTLTCTFCHTGTQKLVRNLTPEEILAQLLVARDRLGDFPHKDTPQGAIVPTEGRKVTNIVMMGMGEPLYNFENVKKALLIASDGDGLALSRRRITLSTSGVVPEITRTGTEIGVMLAISLHAVRDELRDELVPINKKYPLKQLLDACRAYPGLSNARRITFEYVMLKGVNDSLSDAKELVRLLKGIPAKINLIPFNPWPGSAYECSDWDTIETFADFINANGYASPIRTPRGRDILAACGQLKSESERMRKTERLALEAMMIAGHGAD from the coding sequence ATGCCAGCCACCCTTGACCTGACAGACCCTTCTGCACGTCCCGTCCGCCCCGCTGCAATTGCTGCGGATGGCAAGCCTGTGCTCGTCGGCATGGACCGTGACGAACTGATCGCGGCAATGGCAGAGGCCGGCGTGCCGGAGCGCCAGCGAAAGATGCGCGTCAACCAGCTCTGGCACTGGCTCTATGTCCGCGGCTCGTCCGACTTTGCCGACATGCACACCATTTCCAAGGATCTGCGCGACAAGCTCGACGCCCATTTCTCGGTCGCACGCCCGGAAATCGTCGAGGAACAGATTTCGTCAGACGGCACGCGCAAATGGCTGATGCGGTTTCCGCCGCGCGGCGCCGGCCGGCCGGTTGAGGTCGAAACGGTCTACATTCCCGAGGAAGGCCGCGGCACGCTGTGCATCTCCAGCCAGGTCGGCTGCACGCTGACCTGCACCTTCTGCCACACCGGCACCCAGAAGCTGGTGCGCAACCTCACGCCCGAGGAAATTCTCGCGCAATTGCTCGTCGCCCGCGACCGGCTCGGCGATTTTCCGCACAAGGATACGCCGCAGGGCGCCATCGTGCCGACGGAAGGCCGCAAGGTCACAAACATCGTGATGATGGGCATGGGCGAGCCGCTCTACAATTTCGAAAACGTCAAGAAGGCACTGCTGATCGCCTCCGACGGCGACGGGCTGGCGCTCTCGAGACGCCGCATCACCCTGTCGACCTCCGGCGTGGTCCCCGAAATCACCCGCACCGGCACCGAGATCGGTGTCATGCTGGCGATTTCACTGCATGCCGTGCGTGACGAGCTGCGCGACGAGCTGGTGCCGATCAACAAGAAATACCCGCTCAAGCAACTCCTCGACGCCTGCCGCGCCTATCCCGGCCTGTCCAATGCGCGCCGCATCACCTTTGAATATGTGATGCTCAAGGGCGTCAATGACAGCCTGAGCGATGCCAAGGAACTGGTGCGCCTGCTCAAGGGCATTCCCGCCAAGATCAACCTGATCCCGTTCAATCCATGGCCCGGTTCGGCCTATGAGTGCTCGGACTGGGACACGATCGAGACCTTTGCCGATTTCATCAACGCCAATGGTTATGCTTCGCCGATCCGCACCCCGCGCGGCCGCGACATTCTCGCAGCCTGCGGTCAGCTCAAGAGTGAATCCGAGCGCATGCGCAAGACCGAGCGGCTGGCGCTCGAGGCGATGATGATCGCCGGCCACGGCGCGGATTGA
- a CDS encoding LysE family translocator: MLSDFIPGLPVLAAFSLAVLLLAITPGPDMTLWMSRAIRDGKAIGMMAMLGTNLGIVIHTLLVAFGISALVVASPVAFLVLKTGGAGYLLWLAIQAVRNRSVLAVEATGKNDASYFKAFLNGFWVNLLNPKVIIFFMTFLPQFVSVNDPHVTGKLIFLGVLSIIIALPVAIVVVLGANGLSAWLKRKPQVMRVVDYVFAAVFSVFAVRILLTQSR; encoded by the coding sequence ATGCTTTCCGACTTCATCCCGGGCCTGCCTGTGCTCGCCGCCTTCAGTCTTGCCGTGCTCTTGCTGGCGATCACGCCCGGGCCGGACATGACGCTGTGGATGAGCCGTGCCATCCGTGATGGCAAGGCCATCGGCATGATGGCGATGCTGGGCACCAATCTCGGGATTGTCATTCACACGCTGCTTGTTGCCTTTGGAATCTCGGCGCTGGTGGTTGCGTCACCCGTCGCGTTCCTGGTTCTGAAAACCGGTGGCGCGGGCTATCTCCTCTGGCTCGCCATTCAGGCGGTGCGTAACCGCTCGGTGCTTGCCGTCGAGGCGACGGGCAAGAACGACGCGTCCTATTTCAAGGCGTTTCTCAACGGGTTCTGGGTCAATCTTCTCAATCCCAAGGTCATCATCTTCTTCATGACCTTCCTGCCGCAATTTGTCAGCGTCAATGATCCGCATGTAACCGGCAAGCTGATCTTTCTCGGCGTGCTGTCGATCATCATTGCGCTGCCGGTCGCCATTGTGGTTGTTCTCGGCGCCAACGGGCTGTCGGCCTGGCTCAAGCGCAAGCCGCAGGTAATGCGGGTGGTGGACTATGTCTTCGCGGCTGTGTTTTCGGTGTTTGCGGTGAGGATTCTGCTGACCCAGAGCCGCTGA
- a CDS encoding TetR/AcrR family transcriptional regulator, with product MAPKHSLTPDDWIKTAFRLLADAGPRAIRVDLMCKALGVTKGSFYWHFDDLAALKAAMIERWRQAAARDLIASATQTELAPRDLIIGLFEEVQKRQAKGGALAETALRQWAGADPAVLKLVREADNERLAFLTTQMRAAGLTGGEARSRAAFVYAALIGMEQLAGEPALTPSNMAGIIDAALTPGV from the coding sequence ATGGCACCGAAGCACTCCCTCACACCCGACGACTGGATCAAAACCGCATTCCGGCTGCTTGCCGATGCAGGCCCCAGGGCGATTCGCGTGGATCTGATGTGCAAGGCGCTGGGCGTCACCAAGGGATCCTTCTACTGGCATTTCGATGATCTTGCCGCACTCAAGGCTGCCATGATCGAGCGCTGGCGGCAGGCCGCGGCGCGCGACCTGATTGCCTCGGCCACCCAAACTGAACTCGCGCCCCGCGATCTCATCATCGGCCTCTTCGAGGAGGTGCAGAAACGCCAGGCAAAAGGCGGCGCGCTGGCTGAAACCGCACTGAGGCAATGGGCCGGTGCCGATCCGGCCGTGCTCAAGCTGGTGCGCGAGGCCGACAATGAGCGGCTGGCCTTTCTGACAACCCAGATGCGGGCCGCCGGACTGACCGGCGGCGAGGCCCGCTCACGCGCCGCCTTTGTCTACGCAGCCCTGATCGGCATGGAGCAACTGGCCGGCGAACCGGCGTTGACCCCGTCCAACATGGCCGGAATCATCGATGCCGCCCTCACGCCCGGCGTCTGA
- a CDS encoding VOC family protein: MRKLQAQGIHHITLVGADRQTSIDFWEGVLGMPFVFEQPNLDSALESHLYFDPGDGRLITIFTSEDRKPDPERTSTEPGAVHHLAINVSKATFSQAVERLDERGIKHSGVKDRGFMDSIYFTDPLGFLIELAAYRFEPPAGSSHAEVLLEAHKIRVAKGDYNIAEVHLADAIEAIILRSQQSLSDDRTPKQAY, encoded by the coding sequence ATGCGCAAATTGCAGGCACAGGGCATCCACCACATCACGCTTGTGGGGGCGGACAGGCAGACCTCGATCGACTTCTGGGAAGGCGTGCTTGGCATGCCCTTCGTCTTCGAACAGCCCAATCTCGACAGTGCCTTGGAAAGCCATCTCTATTTCGATCCGGGCGATGGACGGCTGATCACCATCTTCACCAGCGAGGACCGCAAGCCCGATCCCGAACGGACCTCGACCGAGCCCGGTGCTGTGCATCATCTGGCGATCAACGTGTCGAAGGCGACTTTCTCGCAAGCGGTGGAGCGGCTGGATGAGCGCGGAATCAAACACAGCGGCGTCAAGGACCGCGGCTTCATGGATTCGATCTATTTCACCGATCCGCTGGGTTTTCTGATCGAGCTCGCCGCCTACCGGTTCGAGCCACCTGCGGGCTCATCCCATGCCGAGGTGCTGCTTGAGGCGCACAAGATCCGGGTCGCAAAAGGCGACTACAACATCGCTGAAGTCCACCTGGCCGACGCGATTGAAGCGATCATCCTGAGATCTCAGCAATCTCTGTCGGACGACCGGACGCCGAAGCAGGCCTATTGA
- a CDS encoding M3 family metallopeptidase: protein MTQSAAPIFDWTAPLGLPEFQAIADEDFKPAFELGFAEHDAEIDAIAKNPAAPDFDNTMVALELAGDKLSRVSSLFWNRAGTDTNDAIQALEREIAPQMSRHYSKIAMNRDLFARVDELYRNRHDLGLTEEQDRLLERIWKSFIKSGAGLDPEGQARLAEIGEKLAGLGARFGQNVLADEKDWLLLLDDGADLDGLSDDLRAAMAAVAEELGHKGKFAVTLSRSIIEPFLTSSARRDLREQAFRAWTARGANGGETDNSALISEIIALRTEKAELLGYESYAALKLDNTMAKTPDAVEALLGDVWTRAVERAEADKLDLAGLIGEEGGNHDVAAWDWRYYAERLKARKFDFSEAELKPYLSLDKMIDACFDVAHRLFGITMIPRPDIKGPHPDARVFEVKDRNGAPLATFVADYFARPSKRSGAWMSGMQSQHKLPMPDGSLGEKPIITNVMNFAKPAAGQQALLSLDDARTLFHEFGHALHGMLSDVTYPSLSGTSVSRDFVELPSQLFEHWLTVPEILEKHARHCKTGEPIPRALLDKVLSAQTFDAGFGAVEFTASALVDMAWHTGGAKADPATFEAETLKKLGLPVAIVMRHASPHFLHVFAGEGYSAGYYSYMWSEVLDADAFAAFEETGDPFNPEMAEKLRANIYSAGGSRDPAELYKAFRGRMPDPTAMLEKRGLA, encoded by the coding sequence ATGACCCAATCCGCCGCGCCGATTTTCGACTGGACTGCGCCACTTGGCCTGCCCGAGTTCCAGGCCATTGCCGATGAGGATTTTAAGCCGGCTTTCGAACTTGGATTCGCCGAGCATGACGCAGAAATCGATGCGATTGCGAAGAACCCCGCTGCACCCGATTTCGACAACACCATGGTGGCTCTGGAGCTTGCGGGCGACAAGCTGTCGAGGGTCTCCTCGCTGTTCTGGAACCGCGCCGGTACCGACACCAATGATGCGATCCAGGCGCTTGAGCGCGAGATCGCGCCGCAAATGTCACGGCACTACTCGAAGATTGCCATGAACCGCGATCTCTTCGCGCGCGTGGACGAATTGTACCGAAACCGACACGACCTTGGTTTGACAGAGGAACAGGATCGGTTGCTGGAGCGGATCTGGAAATCCTTCATCAAGTCGGGCGCAGGCCTCGATCCCGAGGGTCAGGCGCGGCTGGCGGAAATCGGCGAAAAGCTCGCCGGGCTCGGCGCCCGGTTCGGACAGAATGTGCTGGCCGACGAAAAGGATTGGCTGCTGCTGCTTGACGACGGAGCCGATCTCGACGGGCTGTCAGATGATCTGCGCGCCGCCATGGCCGCTGTGGCAGAAGAGCTGGGCCACAAGGGCAAGTTCGCCGTCACCCTGTCGCGGTCGATCATCGAGCCGTTCCTGACCAGCAGCGCCCGCCGCGATTTGCGCGAGCAGGCCTTCCGCGCCTGGACCGCGCGCGGTGCCAATGGCGGCGAAACGGACAATTCCGCGCTGATTTCCGAGATCATCGCCCTGCGCACCGAGAAAGCCGAGCTGCTGGGCTATGAGAGCTACGCCGCGCTCAAGCTCGACAACACCATGGCCAAGACCCCCGATGCCGTTGAAGCGCTTCTCGGCGATGTCTGGACCCGCGCGGTCGAACGCGCCGAAGCTGACAAGCTCGATCTGGCCGGATTGATCGGCGAGGAGGGGGGCAACCATGATGTCGCCGCCTGGGACTGGCGTTATTATGCCGAGAGGCTGAAGGCCCGGAAGTTCGATTTCTCCGAGGCCGAACTCAAGCCCTATCTCTCGCTCGACAAGATGATTGACGCCTGTTTCGACGTCGCACACCGGCTGTTCGGCATCACCATGATCCCCCGTCCGGATATCAAAGGCCCGCATCCCGATGCCCGGGTTTTCGAGGTCAAGGACAGAAACGGTGCGCCGCTTGCGACCTTCGTGGCCGACTATTTCGCCCGTCCGTCCAAGCGCTCCGGCGCCTGGATGAGCGGGATGCAGAGCCAGCACAAGCTGCCGATGCCCGACGGAAGCCTTGGCGAAAAGCCGATCATCACCAATGTGATGAACTTCGCCAAGCCGGCAGCTGGCCAGCAGGCGCTGCTCTCACTCGATGACGCCCGCACCCTGTTTCACGAATTCGGCCACGCCCTGCATGGAATGCTGTCGGATGTGACCTACCCTTCGCTGTCAGGCACCTCGGTCAGCCGTGACTTCGTGGAGCTGCCATCGCAGCTCTTTGAGCACTGGCTCACCGTTCCGGAAATCCTCGAAAAACACGCCCGCCATTGCAAGACCGGCGAACCGATCCCGCGCGCGCTGCTCGACAAGGTGCTTTCCGCCCAGACTTTCGACGCAGGTTTCGGCGCTGTCGAATTCACCGCCTCCGCGCTGGTCGACATGGCCTGGCACACCGGCGGCGCGAAAGCCGATCCGGCGACATTCGAAGCTGAAACCCTGAAGAAGCTGGGGCTGCCCGTGGCCATCGTGATGCGCCACGCCAGCCCGCATTTCCTGCATGTGTTTGCTGGCGAAGGCTATTCGGCTGGCTATTACTCCTACATGTGGTCGGAAGTGCTCGATGCCGATGCCTTTGCCGCCTTTGAGGAAACCGGCGATCCCTTCAACCCGGAGATGGCGGAGAAGCTTCGCGCCAACATCTATTCCGCCGGCGGGTCACGCGATCCGGCAGAGCTCTACAAGGCTTTCCGTGGCCGCATGCCCGATCCCACGGCGATGCTTGAGAAGCGCGGCCTCGCCTGA
- a CDS encoding argininosuccinate synthase produces MATHKDVKKVVLAYSGGLDTSIILKWLQTELGAEVVTFTADLGQGDELGPARKKAELMGIPDKNIYIEDVREEFVRDFVFPMFRANAVYEGVYLLGTSIARPLISKRLVEIAEETGADAIAHGATGKGNDQVRFELSAYALNPDIKVIAPWRDWTLKSRTELIAFAEAHQIPIPKDKRGEAPFSVDANLLHSSSEGKVLEDPNEEAPEYVYQRSVSPEDAPDKATEIEIGFKAGDAVSINGETLSPATILARLNDLGRDNGIGRLDLVENRFVGMKSRGVYETPGGTILLTAHRAMESITLDRGAAHLKDELMPRYAELIYNGFWFSPEREMLQAAIDHSQREVEGTVRLKLYKGNVIVTGRASPKSLYDDALVTFEDDRGAYDQKDAAGFIRLNALRLRTLAARNRNS; encoded by the coding sequence ATGGCAACGCACAAGGACGTCAAAAAGGTCGTTCTCGCCTACTCAGGCGGCCTCGACACCTCGATCATTCTCAAATGGCTGCAGACCGAACTCGGCGCAGAGGTGGTGACTTTCACCGCCGATCTCGGCCAGGGCGACGAGCTGGGCCCGGCACGCAAGAAGGCCGAGCTGATGGGGATTCCCGACAAGAACATCTACATCGAGGATGTCCGCGAGGAATTCGTCCGCGATTTTGTGTTCCCGATGTTCCGCGCCAATGCCGTCTATGAGGGCGTCTACCTGCTCGGCACCTCGATCGCCCGGCCGCTGATTTCCAAGCGCCTGGTCGAGATCGCCGAGGAAACCGGCGCCGACGCGATTGCCCATGGCGCCACCGGCAAGGGCAATGACCAGGTCCGCTTCGAACTCTCGGCCTATGCGCTCAACCCCGACATCAAGGTGATCGCCCCCTGGCGCGACTGGACCCTGAAATCGCGCACCGAGCTGATCGCCTTTGCCGAAGCGCATCAGATTCCGATTCCGAAGGACAAGCGCGGCGAAGCACCGTTCTCGGTTGACGCCAACCTGTTGCACTCCTCCTCCGAGGGCAAGGTTCTGGAAGATCCGAACGAGGAAGCGCCGGAATATGTCTACCAGCGCTCGGTGTCTCCGGAAGATGCGCCCGACAAGGCAACCGAGATCGAAATCGGCTTCAAGGCTGGCGACGCCGTCTCGATCAATGGCGAAACACTGTCGCCGGCAACCATTCTGGCGCGCCTCAATGATCTCGGCCGCGACAATGGCATCGGCCGGCTGGATCTGGTGGAAAACCGTTTCGTCGGCATGAAGTCCCGCGGCGTTTACGAGACACCGGGCGGCACCATTCTGCTGACCGCACACCGGGCGATGGAATCGATCACCCTTGACCGTGGCGCTGCCCACCTCAAGGACGAGCTGATGCCGCGCTATGCCGAGCTGATCTACAACGGCTTCTGGTTCTCACCCGAGCGCGAGATGCTGCAGGCAGCCATTGACCACAGCCAGCGTGAGGTCGAGGGCACCGTGCGGCTCAAGCTCTACAAGGGCAATGTCATCGTCACCGGACGCGCTTCGCCGAAATCGCTCTATGACGACGCGCTGGTCACCTTCGAGGATGACCGCGGCGCCTATGACCAGAAGGATGCCGCCGGCTTCATTCGCCTGAACGCGCTCCGGCTCCGGACCCTGGCTGCCCGCAACCGCAACAGCTAG